In Hwangdonia lutea, a single window of DNA contains:
- a CDS encoding Crp/Fnr family transcriptional regulator — MIPLKILNNYKALKKTYTKNSIVFNEGETARFYYQIKKGDIKMYNITEDGKEFVQGYFSNGNSFGEPPLFGNYKYPATAFCVSDCVIYKIPKATFFDLLKTHPDIHLTFTKLLCKRMVYKAKIMKELSVYPPEHRILTLLNHFKESSSPEEIYEVKLTRQQISELTGLRVETVIRAIKHLEKSNKLYIKERKVYI, encoded by the coding sequence ATGATTCCTTTAAAAATTCTTAATAACTACAAAGCGCTTAAAAAAACATATACCAAAAACAGTATTGTTTTTAATGAGGGCGAAACGGCCAGATTTTATTATCAAATTAAAAAAGGCGATATAAAAATGTACAATATTACCGAAGATGGTAAAGAGTTTGTACAGGGTTATTTTAGTAATGGCAATTCGTTTGGAGAGCCGCCATTATTTGGCAATTACAAATACCCCGCTACAGCGTTTTGTGTATCAGATTGTGTGATTTACAAAATACCCAAAGCCACTTTTTTTGACTTGCTGAAAACACATCCGGACATTCATTTAACATTCACAAAATTGCTTTGTAAGCGCATGGTTTATAAGGCTAAAATAATGAAGGAACTTTCGGTTTATCCGCCAGAACATCGTATTTTAACTTTGCTCAATCACTTTAAGGAAAGCTCATCTCCAGAAGAAATTTACGAGGTTAAACTAACGCGCCAACAAATTTCGGAACTCACGGGCTTACGGGTTGAAACCGTAATTAGAGCCATTAAGCATTTAGAAAAATCAAACAAATTATATATTAAAGAACGCAAAGTTTATATCTAA
- a CDS encoding Rossmann-like and DUF2520 domain-containing protein, which translates to MISVVILGAGNVATHLFKAFAKAENIMVKQWYNRHISAISSYKNKVEIIDDLSLLKDADIYIIAVSDDAIAELSEQLPFVNKLVVHTSGSVGVYDIDKKQKRGVFYPLQTFSKDAEMEFKNVPICIETIDKKDYHILKELAISIGSPTKKVNSDQRRVLHLAAVFVNNFTNQLYRIGHEITESEGAEFDLLKPLILETAKKVQEFSPYMAQTGPAKRNDKKTIKKHLKILESEQHKAIYELLTKSIQQTHGAPINAQTNDKNTNNGRKKL; encoded by the coding sequence ATGATTTCAGTAGTAATTCTTGGCGCCGGTAATGTAGCCACTCACCTATTTAAAGCTTTCGCGAAAGCTGAAAATATTATGGTAAAACAATGGTATAATAGACATATAAGTGCCATAAGCTCTTATAAAAATAAGGTTGAAATTATTGATGATTTATCGCTATTAAAAGATGCCGATATATATATAATTGCCGTTAGCGATGATGCCATTGCAGAACTATCAGAACAGCTTCCATTTGTAAACAAACTCGTAGTTCATACTTCGGGGAGCGTTGGTGTTTACGATATTGACAAAAAGCAAAAACGCGGTGTGTTTTATCCGTTGCAAACCTTTAGTAAAGATGCCGAAATGGAATTTAAAAACGTACCCATTTGCATTGAAACCATCGATAAAAAAGATTATCATATTTTAAAAGAATTGGCCATTTCAATAGGCAGTCCGACCAAAAAAGTAAACAGCGACCAGCGTCGTGTGTTGCATTTAGCGGCCGTTTTTGTAAATAATTTTACAAATCAATTGTATAGAATCGGACACGAAATTACCGAAAGCGAAGGTGCCGAATTCGATTTGCTAAAACCGTTAATTCTTGAAACAGCAAAAAAAGTTCAAGAATTTTCGCCATACATGGCTCAAACCGGTCCTGCAAAACGCAACGACAAAAAAACCATAAAAAAGCATTTAAAAATTTTAGAAAGCGAACAGCATAAAGCCATTTACGAACTGCTAACCAAATCAATACAGCAAACTCATGGTGCTCCAATAAACGCGCAAACCAATGATAAAAACACCAATAATGGAAGAAAAAAGCTATAA
- a CDS encoding KdsC family phosphatase has translation MEEKSYKEYLEHITTFIFDVDGVLTDGSVTVTTTGDMLRKMNIKDGYGLKTAVDAGFNVCIISGGSNEGVRIRLKGLGIKDIYLGAHNKIDQLNDYFEKKGIKSENVLYMGDDIPDFPVMKIIGLPCCPQDAVPEIKNISKYISHKKGGKGAVRDVIEQVLKVQGKWNGNFSAKYD, from the coding sequence ATGGAAGAAAAAAGCTATAAAGAATATTTAGAACACATCACCACGTTTATTTTTGATGTTGATGGAGTTTTAACCGACGGCTCCGTAACCGTAACAACCACCGGAGATATGTTAAGAAAAATGAACATAAAAGATGGTTATGGACTTAAAACCGCTGTTGATGCTGGATTTAACGTTTGCATTATTTCGGGAGGCTCAAACGAAGGGGTGCGTATTCGTTTAAAAGGTTTGGGCATAAAAGACATTTATTTGGGCGCGCACAATAAAATTGATCAGCTTAACGACTACTTCGAAAAAAAAGGCATTAAATCGGAAAACGTATTGTATATGGGCGATGATATCCCGGATTTTCCGGTTATGAAAATTATTGGTTTGCCCTGTTGCCCGCAAGATGCTGTACCTGAAATAAAAAATATTTCAAAATATATTTCGCATAAAAAGGGCGGTAAAGGTGCGGTTCGCGATGTTATTGAACAAGTGCTTAAAGTTCAAGGGAAATGGAACGGGAATTTTAGTGCAAAATACGACTAA
- a CDS encoding geranylgeranylglycerol-phosphate geranylgeranyltransferase has product MNVLNLIRWKNLLLIALVQLLIKYAFLEPFGVDFGLTTLQISILVLATICIAAAGNVINDIYDVETDFVNKPDKLIIGTSISEKTAYNLFIALNVIGVGLGYYLSQSVGKSAFFSIFVIISALLYVYASYLKQTLLIGNIIISLLVALSIVVVGIFELLPVITTENRHTLFTFFKIILDYALFAFIINLIREIAKDIEDIDGDYKAGMRTLPIVIGRERAGNILFVLSLFPLFAVAYYTINSLYKNQIAVVYFLVFIIGPLVYISIKSFNAKTKKEYHHISNVLKLVMLFGMLSLLLYKFT; this is encoded by the coding sequence TTGAACGTTTTAAACCTCATCCGTTGGAAAAACTTATTACTAATTGCCCTCGTGCAACTATTAATTAAATACGCTTTTTTAGAACCTTTTGGCGTTGATTTTGGATTAACCACATTACAAATTTCAATTTTGGTTTTAGCGACAATTTGTATTGCCGCCGCCGGTAATGTAATTAACGATATTTACGATGTTGAAACCGATTTTGTAAACAAACCCGACAAACTGATTATTGGCACATCCATTTCAGAAAAAACGGCTTATAATCTTTTTATAGCCTTAAACGTCATTGGTGTTGGCTTGGGGTATTACCTATCGCAATCGGTTGGCAAAAGTGCATTTTTCTCAATATTCGTTATTATTTCGGCCTTACTGTATGTGTATGCTTCCTATTTAAAACAAACGCTTTTAATTGGTAACATCATCATTTCGTTACTGGTGGCATTAAGCATTGTTGTTGTGGGTATTTTTGAATTATTACCCGTAATAACAACCGAAAACCGACACACACTTTTTACTTTTTTTAAAATCATTTTAGACTATGCGCTGTTTGCTTTTATTATAAATTTGATTCGCGAAATCGCAAAAGACATTGAAGATATTGATGGCGACTATAAAGCTGGCATGCGTACGCTACCCATTGTTATTGGGCGAGAACGGGCGGGCAACATCCTTTTTGTTTTATCGCTTTTTCCGTTATTTGCTGTGGCGTATTACACCATTAATTCGTTGTACAAAAACCAAATAGCGGTGGTCTATTTTTTGGTGTTTATTATTGGTCCTTTGGTTTATATCAGTATCAAATCGTTTAATGCCAAAACCAAAAAGGAATATCATCATATTAGCAATGTTTTAAAATTGGTCATGTTATTTGGGATGCTTTCTTTACTTTTATATAAGTTTACCTAA
- a CDS encoding helix-turn-helix domain-containing protein: MNSIGTKIIEIRKSRGLNQEELAELSKVNLRTIQRIENNENVPRGKTLDLICNALEIDRNCFTRTALKNKSESIGSFIINGVYLILLNLLLMSIIGFLTLDSNANINSRTGALLLSFFVPFFIVLYTQKMTPLERVLKFGIGLLVYIGLLLIVQGFKEGFSLGLRTGLYLCSILSVGVLYYGKAILKLIK; encoded by the coding sequence ATGAATTCAATAGGAACTAAAATTATCGAAATTCGAAAGTCAAGAGGGTTAAACCAAGAAGAATTAGCTGAACTATCCAAAGTTAACTTAAGAACAATTCAAAGAATTGAAAATAATGAAAACGTACCTAGGGGAAAAACATTAGATTTAATATGTAACGCACTTGAAATAGATCGCAACTGTTTTACCAGAACAGCTTTAAAAAACAAAAGTGAATCAATTGGGTCTTTTATAATTAATGGAGTATATCTAATTCTGCTAAATTTACTTCTTATGTCAATAATTGGCTTCTTAACTTTAGATTCAAATGCAAATATTAATAGTCGAACTGGAGCATTATTATTAAGTTTTTTTGTGCCTTTTTTCATTGTATTATACACACAAAAAATGACCCCGCTTGAAAGAGTGCTGAAATTTGGAATTGGTTTATTAGTGTATATTGGATTATTATTGATAGTTCAAGGATTTAAAGAAGGTTTTAGTCTAGGCTTGCGCACAGGCCTATATCTTTGCTCAATACTTTCTGTTGGAGTTTTATACTATGGCAAAGCCATACTTAAACTGATAAAATAA
- a CDS encoding Maf-like protein, producing MLNQKLKNHNIILASASPRRQEFFKNLGLDFEIRLKPIKEEYPPRLTHFEICNYLAQLKALPFKEELNTNDILITSDTIVWHNNQALGKPRNNGEAFSILKALSNTTHEVITSVCFTSSNYEKTIHNITKVTFKELSDAEINFYIKNYKPFDKAGAYGIQDWIGQIGVTKIEGSYFNVMGLPVHAVYKTLNDMVNAS from the coding sequence ATGCTAAACCAAAAACTAAAAAATCACAATATCATTTTGGCATCTGCCTCACCGAGGCGACAAGAATTTTTTAAAAATTTAGGATTGGATTTCGAGATTCGATTAAAACCCATAAAAGAAGAATATCCCCCACGGTTAACGCATTTCGAAATCTGCAACTATTTAGCACAACTTAAGGCGCTTCCGTTTAAAGAAGAATTAAACACCAACGACATCCTCATTACCAGCGATACCATAGTTTGGCACAACAACCAAGCTTTGGGTAAACCCAGAAATAACGGTGAAGCTTTCTCAATTTTAAAGGCTTTAAGCAACACGACGCACGAAGTCATTACATCCGTTTGTTTCACAAGTTCAAACTACGAAAAAACCATACATAACATCACCAAGGTTACCTTTAAGGAACTGTCTGATGCCGAAATTAATTTCTACATAAAAAACTACAAACCTTTTGACAAAGCTGGTGCTTACGGCATACAGGATTGGATTGGTCAAATAGGCGTTACAAAAATTGAAGGCTCATATTTTAATGTTATGGGATTGCCCGTTCACGCCGTTTATAAAACGTTAAATGATATGGTAAACGCTTCATAA
- a CDS encoding septum formation inhibitor Maf: MKKIIKVKILIWPVMGLFLIFSACNKKNETQNLATNFDAEVSVKNTSVKEPSQAFKDYWYAGKAEITSYQLEQARYGEIREGKAVLIYVTEDFLPNKQVKADNQNPNNISVLKLNATKKFNTGLYPYSIMQSTFYPVANNQHAIKLTSSIQEWCGQVYAQLNNKNKFEISAYSYFESEGDKNFKLEKSILENELWTQLRIDPKSLPVGSLKIIPSLEYSRLKHIEIKAYNAQVRLTGSTYSIEYPELNRTLAINFNPNFPHDILSWEETFISGFGNNAKTLTTKATKLNTIKSAYWNKNNNTDEVLRDTLQLN; the protein is encoded by the coding sequence ATGAAAAAGATTATTAAAGTCAAAATTCTTATTTGGCCCGTTATGGGGTTATTTCTAATATTTTCTGCTTGCAACAAAAAAAACGAAACCCAAAATTTAGCTACTAATTTTGATGCAGAAGTTTCGGTTAAAAACACATCCGTAAAAGAACCATCGCAAGCATTTAAAGATTACTGGTACGCCGGTAAAGCGGAAATTACGTCGTACCAATTAGAGCAAGCCCGTTATGGCGAAATACGCGAAGGAAAAGCCGTTTTAATTTACGTTACCGAAGATTTTTTACCCAACAAACAGGTAAAAGCCGATAACCAAAACCCAAATAATATTTCGGTTTTAAAACTAAATGCTACTAAAAAATTCAATACGGGTTTGTATCCGTATTCCATCATGCAAAGTACGTTTTATCCCGTTGCAAACAATCAACACGCCATAAAATTAACCAGCTCTATTCAAGAATGGTGCGGACAGGTTTACGCGCAGCTAAACAATAAAAATAAATTTGAAATTTCAGCCTATTCGTATTTTGAAAGTGAAGGTGATAAAAATTTCAAACTTGAAAAATCGATTTTAGAAAACGAACTTTGGACGCAGTTGCGCATCGACCCTAAATCGTTACCCGTTGGTAGTTTGAAAATTATTCCATCGCTTGAATATAGCCGATTAAAGCATATAGAAATAAAAGCATATAATGCTCAAGTCCGTTTAACCGGTAGTACCTATTCCATTGAATATCCAGAATTAAATCGAACATTAGCCATTAATTTTAATCCAAATTTTCCGCATGATATTTTAAGTTGGGAAGAAACCTTTATAAGCGGTTTTGGTAACAATGCTAAAACACTAACAACAAAAGCAACAAAACTAAACACCATAAAATCGGCCTATTGGAACAAAAACAACAATACAGATGAAGTGCTTAGAGATACGCTTCAATTAAATTAA
- a CDS encoding mechanosensitive ion channel domain-containing protein, with translation MFSEILQGQLITTGVFIISLLIIRAITHYTITKVARKNGINEARIRLIRRYITVALLLLALLVEAFVFGAKFEDLALIFSSVFAIIGIALFAIWSILSNVTSGIIMFFNFPYKVGDKIEIHDKDFPIKAIIEDIRAFQLHLRLDDGDLVTYPNNLMLQKAVTLIQKDAIDNVDQDDGVDTV, from the coding sequence ATGTTTTCTGAGATACTGCAAGGCCAATTAATAACAACAGGTGTTTTTATAATATCACTATTAATTATTAGAGCCATAACACATTATACCATTACTAAAGTTGCCCGCAAAAACGGTATTAACGAAGCACGAATAAGGCTTATACGCCGTTACATAACTGTGGCATTGCTATTATTGGCCCTACTTGTTGAAGCTTTTGTATTTGGTGCAAAATTTGAGGATTTAGCCCTTATTTTTTCATCGGTATTTGCCATAATCGGTATAGCCTTATTTGCTATCTGGTCTATATTAAGCAATGTTACCTCGGGAATTATTATGTTTTTCAATTTTCCTTATAAAGTGGGAGATAAAATAGAAATTCACGACAAAGATTTTCCCATTAAAGCCATTATAGAAGATATCAGAGCGTTTCAACTGCATTTGCGTTTGGATGATGGCGATTTGGTAACCTATCCCAATAATCTTATGCTTCAAAAAGCCGTAACGCTTATTCAAAAAGACGCCATTGACAACGTCGATCAAGATGACGGTGTCGATACTGTGTAA
- the corA gene encoding magnesium/cobalt transporter CorA, which translates to MPKKRIYHSKKKIGQIPGSLIYTGERSKEKLFIETFDYTKEFCVEKELQTIEESFEYKNTDSVTWINLNGLNHVDQIEALGNHYDIHPLVLEDVVNISQRPKIDDHEDYLFIVLKMLYYDDNQHIVSEQVSFILGKNYVLSFQESEGDVFDAVRDRLRHAKGRVRTLKSDYLLYVLIDAIVDHYFSVIEILGDKIEDFETAIFAGDVDGEISQKIQDLKREILKVRRAIFPLREVISRIEKNESPLINKKTITYYRDIYDHLIHVSENIDIYREMIWSLMDMYMTSISNKMNEVMKVLTIMASIFIPLTFIAGIYGMNFEYIPELQYKYAYFILWGVMIVLFIGMLFYFKRKKWL; encoded by the coding sequence ATGCCAAAAAAGAGAATATATCATTCTAAAAAGAAAATAGGCCAAATCCCGGGCAGCCTTATTTATACGGGTGAACGCTCTAAAGAAAAACTATTTATTGAGACTTTTGATTATACCAAAGAGTTTTGTGTTGAAAAAGAACTGCAAACCATTGAAGAAAGTTTTGAATACAAGAACACCGATTCTGTAACTTGGATAAATTTAAACGGCTTAAACCATGTAGACCAGATTGAAGCCTTAGGAAATCATTACGATATTCACCCATTGGTTTTAGAAGATGTTGTGAATATTTCCCAACGCCCGAAAATTGATGATCACGAAGATTATCTATTTATCGTATTGAAAATGCTTTATTACGATGATAATCAGCATATCGTTTCAGAGCAAGTAAGTTTTATTCTAGGAAAAAATTATGTGCTATCCTTCCAAGAATCCGAAGGTGATGTTTTTGATGCCGTAAGAGACCGCCTAAGACACGCCAAAGGTCGTGTGCGCACCCTGAAATCAGACTATTTACTTTACGTGCTCATCGATGCTATTGTAGACCATTATTTTAGTGTTATAGAAATTTTAGGCGATAAAATTGAAGATTTTGAAACCGCTATTTTTGCTGGTGATGTCGACGGTGAAATCAGCCAAAAAATCCAGGACTTAAAACGTGAAATACTAAAAGTTCGTCGGGCTATTTTTCCGCTGCGCGAAGTTATAAGTCGCATCGAAAAAAATGAAAGCCCGCTTATTAATAAAAAGACCATTACTTATTATAGAGACATTTACGACCATTTGATTCATGTGTCTGAAAACATTGATATTTATCGCGAAATGATTTGGAGTTTAATGGATATGTACATGACTTCCATTAGCAATAAAATGAACGAAGTGATGAAAGTGCTTACCATAATGGCGTCCATTTTTATTCCGCTTACCTTTATTGCCGGAATTTACGGGATGAATTTCGAGTACATTCCGGAACTGCAATACAAATACGCCTATTTTATTTTGTGGGGCGTCATGATTGTGCTTTTTATTGGGATGCTTTTTTACTTCAAACGGAAAAAGTGGTTGTAA
- a CDS encoding PIG-L family deacetylase: protein MRKNLFSIFIIFISCTFLHAQKPKTPSSSEIYQSIQKLNFLGTVLYVAAHPDDENTRLISYMSNHVKARTGYLSLTRGDGGQNLIGPELRELLGVIRTQELLAARRIDGGEQFFTRANDFGYSKDPEETLSIWDKNEVLSDVVLAIRQFKPDIIINRFDHRTPGTTHGHHTSSALLSMEAFDLANDKSAFSDLLKNASVWQPKRLFYNTSWWRYGSREAFDKIDKSNMISVDVGTYYPLKGLSNNEVAALASSQHLCQGFGRLSQRGSQEEYIEFLKGEPLTDDENIFAGIDTSWNRVKGGKAIGDILYKVEKNFNFINPSQHIPQLLEAYKLLQNIEDKHWKTQKSKELKAIIEMCAGLYLEVSANTNWATPNEKINLNIEVLNRSNLPINLVSLNNSNDLNISKNIALKSNVKYNFNEVIKINSDENPTTPYWLSEKGTLGMYKVTDSKLIGLPETPRIYNVDFNLMINNMPLTITKPIIHRYSKPEKGELYKPFEVIPEASAKISEKVIILDNDKQRDVTVVVKAGRDNLEGSVEVCHPTDWSIYPKNQKVSIKHKGEEQTLVFTIIPPKNESEGYISPIVTINNNLYTKELIEIAYDHIPFQTVLLPSESKIVRLNIKKKGENIGYIQGAGDVVPESLQQIGYNVLTIKPEDINAETLSRFDAIVVGIRAYNVLDDLQFKQQQLFDFVKNGGNMIVQYNTSRGIKVDQLAPYELQLSRDRVTNENAEVRFINPDHPILNYPNKITQKDFEGWTQERGLYFPGEWSNEFTPILSMNDKNETPKEGSLLVAKYGKGHYIYTGLSFFREFPEGVSGAYRLFANMLSIGKEDLKLEAKLND from the coding sequence ATGCGAAAAAACCTATTTTCTATATTTATAATATTTATTTCCTGCACGTTTTTACATGCTCAAAAACCCAAAACCCCTTCCTCTTCAGAGATATACCAATCTATTCAAAAACTCAATTTTTTAGGCACTGTTTTATATGTAGCGGCACATCCGGATGATGAAAATACACGCCTTATTTCATACATGTCTAACCATGTAAAAGCGCGAACAGGCTATTTATCGTTAACACGTGGCGATGGCGGGCAAAACCTTATTGGTCCAGAACTTAGAGAACTTTTAGGCGTTATACGAACCCAGGAATTATTGGCAGCAAGACGAATTGATGGCGGCGAACAGTTTTTTACTAGAGCCAACGATTTTGGGTACTCCAAAGACCCGGAAGAAACTTTATCCATTTGGGACAAAAACGAGGTTTTAAGCGATGTGGTTTTGGCTATTCGTCAATTTAAACCAGACATTATTATCAACAGATTTGATCACCGAACTCCGGGTACAACGCATGGGCATCACACCAGTTCTGCCCTACTCAGTATGGAGGCTTTTGATCTTGCAAACGATAAATCTGCATTTTCTGATTTACTAAAAAACGCTAGCGTCTGGCAACCAAAGCGTTTGTTTTACAACACAAGTTGGTGGCGCTATGGCAGCAGGGAAGCATTCGATAAAATTGATAAAAGTAATATGATTAGTGTTGATGTTGGCACCTACTATCCACTTAAGGGTTTATCGAATAACGAAGTTGCCGCTTTGGCGAGTAGCCAGCATTTATGCCAAGGTTTTGGGCGTTTATCCCAACGGGGCTCGCAAGAAGAATATATCGAATTTTTAAAAGGCGAACCTTTAACCGATGATGAAAATATTTTTGCTGGTATCGACACATCGTGGAATCGTGTAAAAGGCGGAAAAGCCATTGGTGATATTTTATATAAGGTTGAAAAAAACTTCAATTTCATTAACCCATCGCAGCATATTCCGCAATTGCTTGAAGCCTATAAACTGCTTCAAAATATTGAAGACAAACATTGGAAAACTCAAAAATCAAAAGAGTTAAAAGCTATTATTGAAATGTGCGCAGGTTTGTATTTAGAGGTTTCTGCCAATACTAATTGGGCTACACCAAACGAAAAAATCAACTTAAATATTGAAGTGTTAAACCGCAGCAATCTTCCCATAAATTTGGTGAGTTTAAACAATTCAAACGATTTAAATATTTCAAAAAATATCGCTTTAAAAAGCAATGTGAAATACAATTTTAATGAAGTTATAAAAATCAATTCAGATGAGAATCCTACAACGCCGTATTGGTTAAGTGAAAAAGGAACTTTGGGCATGTACAAAGTAACCGACAGCAAATTAATAGGCTTGCCCGAAACACCTCGAATTTATAATGTTGACTTTAATCTTATGATTAACAATATGCCTTTAACCATCACGAAACCAATAATCCACCGGTATTCAAAACCTGAAAAAGGCGAATTATACAAACCTTTTGAAGTCATTCCTGAAGCCTCGGCTAAAATTTCGGAAAAAGTCATCATTTTGGACAATGATAAACAACGTGATGTTACTGTGGTTGTAAAAGCGGGAAGAGACAATCTTGAGGGCTCAGTTGAAGTTTGTCACCCAACTGATTGGAGTATTTATCCTAAAAATCAAAAAGTTAGCATAAAGCATAAAGGCGAGGAACAAACTCTTGTTTTTACCATTATTCCCCCTAAAAACGAAAGCGAAGGCTACATTAGTCCAATAGTTACAATCAACAATAATTTATACACCAAAGAACTTATCGAAATAGCTTACGATCATATTCCTTTTCAAACCGTTTTGTTGCCTAGCGAAAGCAAAATTGTTCGCTTAAATATAAAAAAGAAAGGCGAAAACATTGGCTATATTCAAGGTGCCGGCGATGTGGTGCCCGAGAGTTTACAGCAAATCGGATACAATGTTTTAACCATAAAACCAGAAGATATTAATGCCGAAACCCTTAGTAGGTTTGATGCTATTGTAGTTGGTATTCGGGCATATAATGTACTGGACGACTTGCAATTTAAGCAACAACAATTATTCGATTTTGTTAAAAATGGCGGCAATATGATTGTACAGTACAACACCAGTCGCGGTATAAAAGTTGACCAATTGGCACCTTACGAATTACAATTATCAAGAGACCGCGTCACTAACGAAAATGCCGAAGTCCGATTTATAAATCCTGATCACCCCATCCTTAACTATCCCAATAAAATCACTCAAAAAGATTTTGAAGGCTGGACGCAAGAGCGCGGTTTATATTTTCCCGGTGAATGGTCAAACGAGTTTACGCCTATCCTTTCCATGAACGATAAAAATGAAACGCCTAAAGAAGGTAGTTTATTAGTTGCCAAATACGGTAAAGGCCATTATATATACACGGGATTAAGCTTTTTTAGGGAATTCCCCGAAGGTGTTTCCGGTGCCTACCGATTATTTGCCAATATGCTTTCTATCGGTAAAGAAGATTTAAAATTAGAAGCTAAACTAAACGATTAA